The following are encoded together in the Arcticibacterium luteifluviistationis genome:
- the ctlX gene encoding citrulline utilization hydrolase CtlX: MEKQCCSHLMMVRPVCFGFNEQTAESNAFMHEAEPNENPQEDALKHFDEFVAKLRKAKVNITVIEDTPEPCTPDSIFPNNWVSFHADGRVFLYPMEARNRRAERSTNLLNLLESNFNIESIHHLEQHENNKHYLEGTGSLVLDRSKKVAYACLSSRTHESVIEDWASHFPDYEIVTFDALDEAGVSIYHTNVMMNIGADFSLICAESIRDITQRNQVLNRLKESGKEPLEISLAQMNEFAGNMLQVENIDGERILVMSERAYQSLNKSQIAFLEERTFILRAELGLIETLGGGSARCMLAEIHLPLKA; the protein is encoded by the coding sequence ATGGAAAAACAATGTTGTTCTCACCTAATGATGGTGCGTCCTGTTTGCTTCGGTTTTAACGAGCAAACAGCGGAGAGTAATGCATTTATGCATGAGGCAGAGCCAAATGAAAATCCGCAAGAAGATGCTTTAAAGCACTTTGATGAATTTGTAGCAAAGCTAAGAAAGGCTAAAGTCAATATCACGGTTATTGAAGACACGCCAGAACCGTGTACCCCAGACAGTATTTTTCCGAATAATTGGGTCTCTTTTCATGCAGATGGCAGGGTGTTCCTCTATCCTATGGAAGCTAGAAACAGGAGAGCTGAGCGGAGCACAAATCTTCTTAATTTACTTGAAAGTAATTTCAATATCGAAAGTATTCACCACCTAGAGCAGCATGAAAATAATAAACATTACTTAGAAGGCACAGGAAGCTTGGTTTTAGATAGGTCGAAAAAAGTAGCCTATGCTTGCCTTTCCAGCAGAACGCATGAAAGTGTAATTGAGGATTGGGCTTCTCATTTTCCGGACTATGAAATAGTGACTTTTGATGCACTTGATGAAGCTGGGGTTTCTATTTACCATACCAATGTTATGATGAATATAGGAGCCGATTTCTCTTTAATTTGTGCTGAAAGCATAAGAGATATTACACAGCGAAATCAGGTGCTAAACAGGCTCAAGGAGAGTGGAAAAGAACCTTTGGAAATCAGCCTAGCACAAATGAACGAATTTGCAGGTAACATGCTGCAGGTGGAAAACATAGACGGAGAACGTATTTTGGTAATGTCTGAAAGAGCGTATCAAAGTTTAAATAAGAGTCAAATTGCATTTTTAGAAGAAAGGACTTTTATTTTAAGAGCTGAATTAGGTTTGATTGAAACCCTTGGTGGTGGCTCGGCGAGGTGTATGTTGGCGGAAATTCACTTACCCCTTAAAGCGTAA
- the sufD gene encoding Fe-S cluster assembly protein SufD, producing MSENNLQSQLEEVYNDLQSSLNGSASEAYNQRRITAIDSFNKLGFPTTKHEEWKYSNVKNLVKGTYNFKAVKSLKSEDVKNLEIPGLKGVILYFVNGYFQEELSDLSLAEGKISVQTFQEAQANNPEILNEHFSKYSKDSIEAFTALNTALASNGVVVNVEANATIEHPIILRMITDVTQENVGSNIRNLVVVGKNAEVKIAEVYRTLGEQSSFVNTVTEIVVAESARVDYYKIQDDNDASYHVGTTNVYQEDKSYFYAATITLNGGFTRNNLNLDLNGEYLESFMYGLYIPNEKQHVDNHTVADHRKPNSVSNELYKGVLMDKSTGVFNGKIFVRQEAQKTNAYQNCRNVITSDSATMNTKPQLEIWADDVKCSHGATTGMLNDEAIFYMQSRGIPKEEAIKMQLLAFADDVVSQIKIETIREYLSEIIHKKLG from the coding sequence ATGTCTGAAAATAACTTACAAAGTCAGTTAGAAGAAGTATATAATGATTTGCAGTCCTCATTAAACGGGAGTGCGTCAGAAGCGTATAATCAAAGGCGTATTACCGCCATTGATAGCTTTAATAAATTAGGTTTTCCAACCACAAAGCATGAGGAATGGAAATACTCTAATGTAAAGAACCTTGTTAAAGGGACTTACAACTTTAAGGCTGTAAAAAGCCTTAAGTCAGAAGATGTTAAGAATCTTGAGATTCCTGGTTTAAAGGGAGTTATCCTGTATTTTGTGAACGGTTACTTTCAGGAAGAACTTTCTGATTTAAGTTTAGCCGAAGGCAAAATTTCAGTTCAAACCTTCCAAGAGGCTCAAGCTAATAATCCTGAAATACTAAACGAACATTTCTCTAAATACTCTAAGGATAGTATAGAAGCGTTTACAGCATTGAATACTGCTCTTGCGAGTAATGGCGTGGTGGTTAATGTAGAAGCCAATGCTACTATAGAGCACCCTATCATTCTAAGAATGATTACTGATGTAACTCAAGAAAACGTGGGTAGCAACATCAGGAATTTAGTAGTTGTTGGAAAAAATGCTGAAGTGAAAATTGCTGAAGTGTATAGAACTTTAGGAGAGCAGTCTTCTTTTGTGAATACCGTAACGGAAATAGTAGTAGCTGAATCGGCAAGGGTAGATTATTATAAGATACAAGATGATAACGATGCATCTTATCATGTAGGAACTACCAATGTTTATCAGGAAGATAAAAGTTATTTCTATGCTGCTACCATTACTTTAAATGGTGGTTTTACTAGAAACAATCTAAACCTTGATTTGAACGGTGAGTATTTAGAAAGCTTCATGTATGGCCTTTATATTCCAAACGAGAAGCAGCATGTTGATAATCACACCGTAGCAGACCATAGAAAGCCTAATTCAGTCTCAAATGAGCTTTATAAAGGTGTATTGATGGATAAATCTACGGGGGTTTTTAATGGTAAAATATTTGTTAGACAAGAAGCTCAAAAAACTAACGCTTACCAGAACTGTAGAAACGTAATAACTTCTGACAGTGCTACCATGAACACAAAACCTCAGTTGGAAATTTGGGCTGATGATGTGAAATGTTCTCATGGAGCTACTACAGGTATGCTTAATGATGAAGCTATATTCTATATGCAGTCTCGTGGAATTCCTAAAGAGGAAGCCATCAAAATGCAGCTTTTAGCTTTTGCTGATGATGTAGTTTCTCAAATAAAGATTGAAACCATTAGAGAATACTTAAGTGAAATTATTCACAAGAAATTAGGCTAA
- a CDS encoding cysteine desulfurase, with protein MLVGTLNNRKEALNTLNIDNIRAEFPILDQDINGKKLVYFDNAATTQKPQVVIDAISNYYTGYNSNIHRGVHHLAEKATSAFELSRKTIKEFINAESTEEIIFTYGTTDGINLVAQTYGRSFLKAGDEIIISTMEHHSNIVPWQMLCEEKGCVLKVIPINDEGDILFDEYKKLLSEKTKIVSVVYASNALGTVNPIAEIIEEAHKVGAVTLVDAAQAMSHIDIDVQALDIDFLCFSAHKLYGPTGMGALYGKKELLNKMPPWRGGGEMIKEVTFEKTTYNELPYKFEAGTPNIADVIGITAAIDYVNKLGKKNIADYENELLEYATERFEAISGLKIIGRAKVKVSVLSFVIDGIHPQDIGVLLDQQGIAIRTGHHCTQPLMQRLDLVGTSRASFAVYNTKGEIDRMVEGIEKAKRFLL; from the coding sequence ATGCTTGTTGGAACATTGAATAATAGAAAAGAAGCTTTGAATACGTTAAATATAGATAATATAAGGGCGGAATTTCCAATTTTGGACCAAGATATCAATGGTAAAAAATTGGTTTATTTTGACAATGCCGCTACTACCCAGAAACCGCAAGTGGTTATTGATGCAATCAGTAATTATTATACGGGTTATAATTCCAATATTCATAGAGGAGTCCATCATTTAGCGGAAAAAGCGACTTCTGCTTTTGAGTTATCAAGGAAGACGATTAAGGAATTTATAAATGCTGAAAGTACAGAAGAGATAATCTTCACCTATGGTACTACAGACGGCATTAACCTTGTGGCTCAAACATATGGAAGAAGCTTTTTGAAGGCAGGTGATGAAATTATCATTAGTACCATGGAGCATCATTCTAATATAGTGCCCTGGCAAATGCTGTGTGAAGAAAAAGGCTGTGTTCTTAAAGTAATTCCTATCAATGATGAAGGTGATATTCTTTTTGACGAGTACAAGAAACTTCTTTCAGAAAAGACAAAGATAGTTTCGGTGGTTTATGCTTCAAATGCTTTAGGAACTGTAAATCCGATAGCTGAAATTATAGAAGAAGCTCATAAAGTAGGAGCTGTGACACTAGTAGATGCTGCTCAGGCTATGTCTCATATTGATATAGATGTGCAGGCTTTAGATATTGACTTCTTATGTTTTTCTGCCCATAAGCTTTACGGACCTACGGGTATGGGAGCATTGTATGGTAAAAAAGAACTGCTGAATAAGATGCCACCATGGCGTGGGGGAGGAGAAATGATTAAGGAAGTTACTTTTGAGAAGACTACCTATAATGAACTCCCTTATAAGTTTGAAGCGGGTACGCCAAATATTGCTGACGTAATCGGAATTACAGCGGCTATTGACTACGTTAATAAGCTTGGGAAAAAGAATATAGCCGATTATGAAAATGAACTTTTAGAATATGCTACAGAGCGTTTTGAGGCAATTTCCGGTTTAAAGATTATAGGTAGAGCTAAAGTAAAAGTTAGCGTTCTATCTTTTGTAATTGATGGCATTCATCCACAAGATATTGGTGTGTTGCTAGACCAACAAGGCATTGCTATTAGAACTGGGCACCACTGTACGCAGCCTCTTATGCAGCGTTTGGACCTTGTAGGAACTTCTAGAGCCTCATTTGCCGTTTATAATACCAAAGGGGAGATTGATAGGATGGTAGAGGGAATTGAAAAGGCTAAGCGGTTTTTATTGTAA
- a CDS encoding DinB family protein, whose product MTVFQSEFVAQSIFRIDENPPRIRKCLDLLSETEVWQRPSNSSNSIGNLILHLCGNVRQYAISSLGNLPDKRQRDKEFESKGGYSKAELIFLFEDTINEAKAVIREVNNTEWVKERNVQGFNFTGIAILIHVVEHLSYHTGQIAFYTKLLRDQQLGFYDDMDLNIKNDND is encoded by the coding sequence ATGACAGTATTTCAATCAGAATTTGTAGCACAAAGTATCTTCCGAATTGACGAAAACCCACCAAGAATTAGAAAGTGTCTAGACTTATTATCCGAAACGGAAGTTTGGCAAAGGCCTAGTAACTCTTCTAACAGCATTGGCAACTTAATACTTCACCTTTGTGGAAATGTGAGACAATACGCCATTTCTTCTCTTGGCAACTTACCCGATAAACGACAGCGAGACAAAGAATTTGAATCAAAAGGTGGTTACTCTAAAGCAGAATTGATCTTCCTATTTGAAGATACGATAAATGAAGCAAAAGCAGTAATTCGGGAGGTTAATAACACGGAATGGGTAAAAGAAAGAAATGTACAAGGTTTTAACTTTACCGGAATAGCTATTTTAATTCATGTAGTAGAGCATTTATCTTACCATACGGGTCAAATAGCTTTTTATACCAAATTACTTAGAGACCAACAACTTGGTTTTTATGATGATATGGACCTTAATATTAAGAATGATAATGATTGA
- a CDS encoding arginine deiminase family protein: MDFQVNSEVATLQKLIIHSPDSGLGKVVPSKAQDWLFEDIVHLETMRKEEYDYYVKLLLYFLDTDKIKGKLHKIDGAADRGFFIPGHKAYFQSDKVIEFEVLLKEVLTNTAIKNQLIAAVSAIEECSYKEMEQFLTFSDLELTRLLITGMTSAGDMYFSPIPNLIFTRDIGIMINDHFLLNKPAKLARRRESLLAKYVFFNHAIFESLRSKLVEIEENDEQFLMPENEQGDKEETLEGGDVMMVAPNHLLIGISERTSVEAARQVMRKLFDKKVLTKVTLVKIPAKRDYMHIDTVFTQIKKNVWVLLASIGRAAEKHKRDLIWEELGQRNKAEELMIKQFYVENGLEKSRSFENLEDLLIDISEVDLKCKEPVKFVYSGNNVFPYGAREQWTDSCNLLVLKEGVAVGYDRNNKTSEAFENAGFEVVNVKDLLLDFEKNIKSPETLENTIILLPSAELSRARGGSHCMSLPILRASV; encoded by the coding sequence ATGGATTTTCAAGTAAATAGTGAGGTAGCCACCTTACAAAAACTCATTATACATAGCCCAGACAGCGGTTTGGGCAAGGTCGTACCATCTAAAGCTCAAGATTGGCTTTTTGAGGACATTGTACATTTAGAAACAATGCGTAAAGAAGAATACGACTATTATGTAAAACTCTTACTCTACTTCTTAGACACAGATAAGATTAAAGGGAAGCTCCATAAAATAGATGGAGCTGCCGACAGAGGTTTCTTTATTCCAGGACACAAGGCTTATTTTCAATCTGACAAAGTCATAGAGTTTGAAGTACTCTTAAAAGAGGTTTTAACAAATACTGCCATCAAAAATCAGCTTATTGCGGCAGTTTCTGCCATAGAAGAGTGCTCTTATAAAGAGATGGAACAATTTCTTACCTTCTCTGATTTGGAATTGACCCGACTTCTAATAACTGGAATGACAAGTGCAGGAGACATGTACTTCTCCCCTATTCCTAACCTTATTTTCACGAGAGACATTGGCATTATGATTAATGATCACTTCTTACTCAATAAACCAGCAAAACTGGCAAGGCGAAGAGAGTCTCTACTAGCTAAATATGTTTTCTTTAATCATGCCATTTTTGAAAGTTTAAGAAGCAAGCTAGTTGAAATAGAAGAAAATGATGAGCAGTTTCTGATGCCAGAAAATGAGCAAGGTGACAAAGAAGAGACGCTAGAAGGTGGCGATGTGATGATGGTGGCACCAAACCACTTATTAATAGGAATTAGTGAGCGAACAAGTGTAGAAGCTGCCAGACAGGTCATGCGTAAGCTTTTTGATAAAAAAGTTTTGACTAAAGTGACTTTGGTGAAAATACCTGCCAAACGTGATTATATGCACATTGACACCGTTTTTACACAAATCAAAAAGAATGTGTGGGTGTTATTGGCTTCTATTGGCCGTGCTGCCGAAAAACATAAAAGAGATTTGATTTGGGAAGAGTTGGGTCAAAGAAATAAGGCTGAAGAACTGATGATTAAGCAGTTTTATGTGGAAAATGGCCTAGAGAAGTCAAGGTCATTTGAAAACTTAGAAGACTTACTAATCGATATCTCGGAGGTTGACCTAAAATGTAAAGAACCTGTCAAATTTGTTTATTCTGGAAACAATGTATTCCCCTATGGAGCTCGTGAACAATGGACTGATTCTTGTAATTTGCTAGTATTAAAAGAAGGTGTAGCAGTAGGTTACGATAGAAATAATAAGACTTCGGAAGCTTTTGAAAATGCAGGTTTTGAGGTGGTCAATGTCAAAGACCTATTATTGGACTTTGAGAAGAATATTAAATCTCCAGAAACATTAGAAAACACCATTATTCTTTTGCCTTCTGCAGAACTTTCAAGAGCCAGAGGTGGGTCTCATTGTATGAGTTTACCAATTCTTAGAGCTTCCGTTTGA
- a CDS encoding SufE family protein yields MTIKEIQEEIIEDFELFDDWEGKYEYIIDLGKSLPKMSDEFKTEDNVIKGCQSLVWLNAYTEGDKVYFQADSEAIIVKGLVSMLLKVLSGHKADEILNADLYFIEKVGLAGHLAQTRSNGLASMVKQMKMYALAYTSQELKI; encoded by the coding sequence ATGACGATAAAGGAAATACAAGAAGAAATAATAGAGGATTTTGAGCTTTTTGACGATTGGGAAGGCAAATATGAGTATATCATAGATTTGGGCAAAAGCTTACCAAAAATGTCGGATGAGTTTAAAACAGAAGACAACGTTATAAAAGGATGTCAATCTTTAGTTTGGTTAAATGCTTATACAGAGGGTGATAAGGTTTATTTTCAAGCAGACAGTGAAGCCATTATTGTTAAAGGATTGGTAAGTATGCTATTAAAGGTTTTATCAGGGCATAAGGCAGATGAAATTTTAAATGCAGACCTTTATTTTATTGAAAAAGTGGGTCTTGCTGGGCATTTAGCTCAAACAAGGTCAAACGGACTAGCCTCTATGGTTAAACAAATGAAAATGTACGCATTAGCGTATACAAGTCAAGAATTAAAGATATGA
- the sufC gene encoding Fe-S cluster assembly ATPase SufC encodes MLKISNLHARIEDKEILRGINLEVKPGEVHAIMGPNGSGKSTLASVLAGREDYEVTEGSVDFMNKDLLDLAPEERAAEGIFLAFQYPVEIPGVTTINFLKTAINQVRKYKGEEPMNAATFLKLMKEKAKLVKIDDQLLRRSLNEGFSGGEKKRNEIFQMAMMEPVLGILDETDSGLDIDALRIVADGVNQLKNKDRSFVVITHYQRLLDYIVPDYVHVLYKGRIVKSGTKDLALELEEKGYDWITESIDANETVA; translated from the coding sequence ATGCTGAAAATCAGTAACTTACACGCTAGAATCGAAGATAAAGAAATTTTAAGAGGTATAAACCTTGAGGTAAAACCAGGCGAGGTACACGCTATCATGGGCCCCAATGGCTCAGGTAAAAGTACGCTTGCTTCTGTTTTAGCTGGTAGAGAAGATTATGAAGTCACAGAAGGTTCTGTAGACTTTATGAATAAAGACCTACTTGACTTGGCTCCTGAAGAAAGAGCGGCAGAAGGCATCTTCTTGGCGTTTCAATACCCAGTAGAGATTCCTGGTGTCACTACCATCAACTTCTTAAAAACAGCCATTAATCAAGTCAGAAAATATAAAGGGGAAGAGCCAATGAATGCGGCTACCTTTTTAAAATTGATGAAAGAGAAAGCTAAATTGGTTAAGATTGATGACCAACTTTTAAGACGTTCTCTAAACGAAGGTTTTTCTGGAGGAGAAAAGAAAAGAAACGAAATCTTCCAAATGGCAATGATGGAGCCTGTTTTAGGTATTTTAGATGAAACAGATTCTGGATTAGATATAGATGCACTTAGAATTGTGGCTGATGGTGTAAACCAGTTGAAAAACAAAGACCGTTCTTTTGTAGTTATTACCCACTATCAGCGTTTACTAGATTATATCGTACCTGACTATGTTCACGTATTATATAAAGGTAGAATAGTGAAGTCTGGAACTAAGGATTTAGCTTTAGAACTAGAAGAAAAAGGGTACGATTGGATTACTGAGTCTATTGACGCCAACGAAACAGTAGCATAA
- a CDS encoding GNAT family N-acetyltransferase, with protein sequence MIREATKHDLVQISEIWNHYIINTSYNYDSEPKAMSFFEEFYQEKKQNGYPILVIEDEKKVVGYATYGQFRGRSGYKYSLEHGVYLYPNLQGKGYGKRLMTALIERAKKDGHHSMTAGIDTRNQGSIDFHLKFGFQEIGTFKEIGFKNGEWLDCLFLQLML encoded by the coding sequence ATGATTAGAGAGGCTACCAAGCACGATTTAGTGCAAATTTCCGAAATCTGGAATCACTACATTATCAATACATCCTATAATTATGACAGTGAGCCAAAGGCGATGTCTTTCTTTGAAGAATTTTATCAAGAGAAAAAACAAAACGGCTATCCCATTTTAGTTATTGAAGATGAGAAGAAAGTAGTAGGTTATGCTACCTACGGTCAATTTAGAGGACGCTCTGGTTACAAATACAGTTTAGAACATGGCGTATACCTCTACCCTAACCTGCAGGGAAAAGGTTACGGAAAAAGACTTATGACAGCCTTAATAGAAAGGGCAAAAAAAGACGGCCATCATAGTATGACGGCCGGTATTGACACTCGTAATCAAGGAAGCATTGATTTTCACTTAAAATTTGGCTTCCAAGAAATAGGAACTTTTAAAGAGATTGGTTTTAAAAACGGTGAATGGCTCGACTGCCTTTTCTTACAGCTGATGCTCTAA